The DNA sequence ACATTCAAATCGTAATCTTGACGTGCATATATATCTCGTAATGACAGTGACGACTCAGTTAAAGTGAACATCCGTTACGTTGCCATTGTAATACGTCTTTATCAGTAACTCACACGAACTTTCCGAGCAACTGTGCGATCGTACCCAAACGCAGACAAATAATTAGCATACTAATTTGTATGTAAGAAATAAGACGATAATATCTTTGTTTATTGTGATGTAAGAGAGCGAATCGATATTATACTTGGCATCATAGCGAGCGTTATCACATCATATCCGAAATAAGATCCATATCTGTAGCACATATAATAGCATACCAACACCTTAGGAAGATATTATAAGTCACCTCggttattttatgtatttttttaaaattacttgtagACAAATACTGTACTTTGTATGTCGGCAATGAAGCAAGACCACGTTATAGGTATAGCATAAGTGGTTAAATGCGAGAAATGACCGATGTAtcgctttttaaataaaacgcgttaaatttaaCTCGACTTCGCCACCTCTTGTGTAAGATATGCTCAGCTATCATCTCGAGAATTGCATTTCCCTTGCATCTCATACTGATGATACATAATGTATATGACGAAGTAGGTATATGTGTATGTTAcgtataaaagaatataagaAATTGACGGCAAATGATCTTATAATTTCTAGCAATATTACGAAGATCATTCAGTTGATGTTCCTCGCAAAACTATGAACCATATCTTGCTCTGTAACTAAGACATTTATAAAAAGCAACGTATTTCAGAGATGTTAATCTCGGAGAGTATTAAAGTGATTCAACGATCTTAATGCTATCATGTCCATCAATATGGAGTACAAGTCTTAGTTATATCGCCGTGGTTTACTATCGCGGACAAAGTAGCATATCCCATACAGAgcaaaaatatgttaaatgtaCCTATCTAACAAACCCTGTATATCACGAAATGCTCaatatattaactttacaaTAACTGTATTAAAAGAATGTTGTTGTTTatagaacgaaaaaaatatattatgagAATACGATGAGAAAATGTGCTCAAATTGGATGGTATAGCTttggggaaaaagaaaatgtgttGACAAATaagatgaaaaagaaactatCGTGCATTTAGCAGTGACGTTCGTTTTGACATTAAGTCTAGCTTAAACGagtgtattttttaatgtattaaaacgGCAAATATAGCTGTTTGTCAACAAACGGATATCAAAACTGCTTTATTCTTTTCTCACATTTTGGGACCTTAGATAGATAAATAActtaagatataattttagagTACATAAATACATTGGCCAACGTGACTTGTGTAGGAATGTTTATGaccaaaataaaatactaaaagcCATACAGACACAACAAAAAGCCACATATGGGCTTTTTCTTTCCCCAATCCTAGCGCATTTCCAAAAGGTACCCtgaaaactaaaattaaaagttaataaaatatgtatacatattatcACATATAAATAAGGATACATTTTGATAATACTGAATGACAGCATTTACATACCCAACTTTTCCTAGTTGCTTGTCAAATAAACTTGGTGCCAATGATCTCACATAGGTACAAGtgcatattaataataatattacagtaAGGAGActctgaaaattaaatatggcAGACTGccaaaaaaaatacaattaatataatataaaaaaacctTTGTCAGCATCTtgtaaatttcataatttagttagagttacatatttatataattattaatctaattgctaaattattaagaataaagtattaataactgtataatttacaaaaaaaaaatacattttctgaaaataaaaactgtgttatacaaaatatacTGGTcaattgttgaaaaattatcaTCACATGTTTATAGGTTATGGAATCTATCTCACAAGCAAATTACAATTCGACAGCACATATAATTACCATAATGTTGAATTGCACTCTCTTCAAAAAGCTGCAGGTGAatcaaataagaaaaatagcaatttgatcgtaaaaaatttcgtaaatcGAACAATGTATCGTGATAGATGTTGGTTAACTTTTTCGTGCGTAGCCGTACGGTGGCGGCATGTAACGAATTTTTTCGAAACTATCGCGACGGATCACAGCCTGTGTCTCGTAAATACACGTTTATCCGTCATCAACAAATTTCAACGCATTTGCCGAACCGTATGTGAATGTTCGCAAAAGTGAAATTAGTTTAAGCATGATTGCATTATGCCGCAAAAATTGATGAGCTCGGTTTTCGAAGAGCAAAAAGCTGTTAGGTAATTTTTGAGGTTACGTGTTTGTAATTTTGTCGCATCATTcatattatctttttatgtaaaattattaacaaataattgcattacatgtgcaataaatttgcaaacatAATCGacaaataacttttcttacgACAAGTTgctatttttttagaaataaactcgatagatattttattgtataaaataatgtagaaGAGCTCTTTTGAtgatcaaattaaatttttaggcAGACGACTTATCTACGTGGAAGGGAAAGTTCCCCGCATTATGTGTTCCTACATTCTGATGACGAAAGTAGCACAGAGGAGGATATTTCCTTACAAACTATTAAACGATCTACGCCGTCGCGCAAAATTCAGGTGATCAATGTACAAATAAAACCGGAAGACACTTTGCAGGCATTGGCACTGCGATATCGATGTACTGTGagtaaaaaaatgtgaaaaacaCACGGCATAAAGATATGCGTCCATATCTTTATGCTTACCCTTGTtcataatttgcaataattttagatATCTGAATTgaaacgaattaataaaattgacaaaGAGAACGAAATATATGCTAAACCTTATATTAAGGTTCCCGTGCAACCATTCTCTATTTTAACCGAGGCGTCACCTGAAAGTCAGGACAGTAATGCTATCGTCGCGAATGATGAACATCAGGAAGAAATCCCGATAAAAGCGGACGAGCAGTTAATAGACTTTGGCTCTGTATCGGCAAGTACAGAATCCTCAAACTCAGAAATTAACACCATCATACTGAACTCGATGTGCGAACCTTTATCATCgtataataatgcaaatacTCCAGAAATTTCGCATACTGAAAACGATGCGTTACTTCAGAATACCGAAAATTCAGAGACCGTTGAATCCTGTGAAACAGACATGTTTAAATGTTCTGGCGATAACTGGGGACTCTCCTGGATGCAATTGCTTATATTCTCATTACTATTAAGTTTTGCAGGGCCTATTATGTACATACTTTACATAGCagaatattcaattaaaacaaatataactgtaagtaattgatattttatgtaaCGATGTATTAACGTTGAAAAT is a window from the Cardiocondyla obscurior isolate alpha-2009 linkage group LG01, Cobs3.1, whole genome shotgun sequence genome containing:
- the Ksh gene encoding protein kish-A — encoded protein: MSAIFNFQSLLTVILLLICTCTYVRSLAPSLFDKQLGKVGFQGTFWKCARIGERKSPYVAFCCVCMAFSILFWS
- the LOC139108146 gene encoding lysM and putative peptidoglycan-binding domain-containing protein 3 isoform X1, with protein sequence MPQKLMSSVFEEQKAVRQTTYLRGRESSPHYVFLHSDDESSTEEDISLQTIKRSTPSRKIQVINVQIKPEDTLQALALRYRCTISELKRINKIDKENEIYAKPYIKVPVQPFSILTEASPESQDSNAIVANDEHQEEIPIKADEQLIDFGSVSASTESSNSEINTIILNSMCEPLSSYNNANTPEISHTENDALLQNTENSETVESCETDMFKCSGDNWGLSWMQLLIFSLLLSFAGPIMYILYIAEYSIKTNITVSN
- the LOC139108146 gene encoding lysM and putative peptidoglycan-binding domain-containing protein 3 isoform X2 — encoded protein: MPQKLMSSVFEEQKAVRQTTYLRGRESSPHYVFLHSDDESSTEEDISLQTIKRSTPSRKIQVINVQIKPEDTLQALALRYRCTVPVQPFSILTEASPESQDSNAIVANDEHQEEIPIKADEQLIDFGSVSASTESSNSEINTIILNSMCEPLSSYNNANTPEISHTENDALLQNTENSETVESCETDMFKCSGDNWGLSWMQLLIFSLLLSFAGPIMYILYIAEYSIKTNITVSN
- the LOC139108146 gene encoding lysM and putative peptidoglycan-binding domain-containing protein 3 isoform X3, which translates into the protein MPQKLMSSVFEEQKAVRQTTYLRGRESSPHYVFLHSDDESSTEEDISLQTIKRSTPSRKIQVINVQIKPEDTLQALALRYRCTISELKRINKIDKENEIYAKPYIKVPVQPFSILTEASPESQDSNAIVANDEHQEEIPIKADEQLIDFGSVSASTESSNSEINTIILNSIIPKIQRPLNPVKQTCLNVLAITGDSPGCNCLYSHYY